From a single Carassius gibelio isolate Cgi1373 ecotype wild population from Czech Republic chromosome A18, carGib1.2-hapl.c, whole genome shotgun sequence genomic region:
- the LOC127934602 gene encoding kinesin-like protein KIF23 isoform X3, translated as MIRQAKGKTPRRPPPKKPSNSQKDPVGVYCRVRPLGEEDEECCIEVISNTTIQLHAPDGLKANRNGEFKETQYSFKKVFGIKTSQMELFEDVAKPLVEDLIHCKNGLLFTYGVTGSGKTYTMTGSPGQGGLLPRSLDMIFNSISPYQAKRYVFKPDDKNGMEVQNQIDALLDRQKRDSQTSVPKTPTARRFDPEFADMISPEEACKAGGVDEDSSYSVFVSYIEIYNNYIYDLLEETPFDPIKPKWNGAGTPLKNNTEFIPPQSKILREDQNHNMYVAGCTEVEVKSTEEAFEVFWRGQKKRRIANTQLNRESSRSHSVFIIKLAQAPLDADGDNVLQDKSQVNVSQLCLVDLAGSERTSRTRAEGSRLREAGNINQSLMTLRTCIEVLRENQMCGTNKMVPYRDSKVTHLFKNYFDGEGKVRMVVCVNPKADDYEETLLVMRFAEMTQEVEVARPVDRPICGFAAGRRQRNQAFKEELTRRLEERGGPLDGDSPTVLNQLLQSFPPLPPCEISGPNDDVTLPRLIEALEKRHKFRRMMVEEYNKTANMLKSVLQEQDSNLLSKENFIQEQRGRLGEKDKMIQNQKNEIDRLEKKSKMLEYKIDILQKTTNIYEEDKRSLQQELESREQRLQREMSEKRRMESRMQGIVTDAKLKWEKECERRVNAKQLEMQNKLWVKDEKLKQLKAIVTEGKSENREPQRPSREKDKVPAKRSASPSPVPSPYNGSQSSLSSLEPIYYFSQTIRPDPHFPRPGSVSVASCISEWEQGVPHSRRQGSQSPPDNRKRAQGLPDSLRRRRGRCWAREVPVQPAEVDLEETGHWTGPPVRPLHRRSHSAGGERWVDHKPNTNVDLDTVLQPNIPNSIKVNAPNEKALSKCDKYVLTHQEVASDGEIQTKLIKGEVFKTRGGGQSVQFTDIETLKQENPVAASRKRRSSESGPDGEPTEGSWTDVETRCSVAVEMRAGSNLGPGYQHHGYPKRRKP; from the exons ATGATTAGGCAAGC GAAGGGCAAGACCCCCCGCCGCCCTCCTCCAAAAAAGCCTTCCAACAGCCAGAAGGACCCTGTTGGA GTGTATTGTCGCGTGCGGCCACTGGGTGAAGAGGATGAGGAATGCTGCATTGAGGTTATAAGTAACACCACCATTCAGCTACATGCCCCTGATGGGCTCAAAGCCAATAGAAATGGTGAATTCAAAGAG ACACAATATTCCTTCAAAaaagtgtttggaattaaaacGTCCCAGATGGAATTATTTGAAGATGTTGCCAAACCTCTAGTAGAAGACCTCATTCACTGTAAAAATg gTCTTTTGTTCACCTATGGTGTCACTGGCAGCGGTAAAACCTACACAATGACTGGCTCACCTGGTCAAGGTGGGCTGCTTCCACGTTCACTCGACATGATCTTCAACAGCATTAGCCCCTACCAGGCCAAGAGATAT GTTTTCAAGCCTGATGATAAAAATGGCATGGAGGTGCAGAATCAGATCGACGCGCTCTTGGACCGACAGAAGCGAGACAGCCAGACATCTGTACCAAAGACTCCAACAGCAAG gcGATTTGACCCCGAGTTTGCTGACATGATCAGTCCAGAGGAGGCTTGTAAGGCGGGTGGAGTGGATGAAGATAGCAGCTACAGTGTCTTTGTCTCTTACATTGAGATTTACAACAACTACATCTATGATCTCCTGGAAGAGACTCCCTTTGACCCGATAAAGCCCAA GTGGAATGGTGCAGGCACACCTCTGAAAAACAACACTGAGTTCAT ACCACCCCAATCCAAAATACTGCGTGAAGATCAAAATCACAACATGTATGTGGCCGGGTGCACTGAGGTTGAGGTCAAGTCAACAGAGGAAGCTTTTGAAGTCTTTTGGAGAG GTCAGAAGAAGCGCAGGATTGCAAACACACAACTGAACCGTGAATCCAGCCGTTCTCACAGTGTGTTCATTATTAAATTGGCACAAGCACCTCTGGATGCAGATGGAGACAATGTGCTTCAG GATAAAAGTCAGGTAAATGTGAGCCAGTTGTGTCTGGTGGATCTGGCTGGCAGTGAACGCACCAGCCGAACCCGAGCAGAGGGCAGCCGTCTCCGTGAAGCAG GCAACATCAATCAGTCTTTAATGACTCTGCGCACATGTATTGAGGTACTGAGGGAGAATCAGATGTGTGGCACAAACAAG ATGGTTCCTTACAGAGACTCCAAAGTgacccatctattcaagaactacTTTGATGGAGAAGGCAAAGTGAGGATGGTCGTGTGTGTAAATCCAAAAGCTGATGATTATGAGGAGACCTTG CTGGTGATGCGCTTTGCTGAGATGACTCAGGAGGTTGAAGTGGCCCGGCCTGTTGACAGGCCCATCTGTGGCTTTGCCGCTGGTCGCCGACAGAGAAACCAGGCCTTTAAAGAGGAGCTTACCCGCAGGCTGGAAGAACGTGGTGGTCCTTTAGATGgag ATTCTCCAACAGTATTGAACCAGCTGCTTCAGTCATTCCCTCCACTTCCTCCCTGTGAGATCTCTGGCCCTAATGATGATGTTACACTTCCCAGACTCATTGAAGCCCTGGAGAAGAGACACAAGTTTCGACGGATGATGGTTGAGGAGTACAATAAAACTG CCAACATGCTGAAGTCTGTGCTTCAAGAGCAGGACAGCAACCTTCTCTCTAAGGAGAACTTCATCCAAGAGCAACGTGGCCGGCTTGGTGAAAAGGACAAAATGATCCAAAACCAGAAGAATGAGATTGATCGTCTGGAAAAGAAATCCAAAATGTTGGAGTACAAG ATTGACATTCTACAGAAGACCACCAACATCTATGAGGAGGACAAACGATCTCTACAGCAGGAACTGGAGAGCAGAGAACAGAGGCTGCAGAGGGAAATGTCTGAAAAGAGACGCATGGAATCACGCATGCAGGGCATCGTAACGGATGCCAAGCTCAAGTGGGAgaaggagtgt GAGAGGCGGGTAAATGCCAAGCAGCTGGAAATGCAGAATAAACTGTGGGTGAAGGATGAGAAACTCAAACAGCTCAAAGCCATTGTGACTGAGGGAAAGTCGGAGAACCGGGAGCCACAGCGTCCCTCCAGAGAAAAGGACAAAGTGCCTGCCAAGAGATCCGCTTCCCCGTCCCCTGTTCCT TCTCCCTACAATGGCTCTCAGTCATCCCTCTCCTCTCTGGAGCCCATATATTACTTCTCTCAGACGATCAGGCCAGATCCCCACTTCCCCAGACCAGGCAGTGTGTCTGTGGCCTCCTGCATCTCTGAGTGGGAGCAGGGTGTCCCGCACTCTCGTAGGCAGGGTAGCCAGTCACCTCCAGACAATAGGAAGAGAGCTCAGGGCCTTCCCGACAGTCTTAGAAGGAGGAGAGGCAGGTGCTGGGCCAGAGAGGTGCCTGTCCAGCCAGCAGAGGTAGATCTAGAGGAAACGGGTCACTGG ACCGGGCCGCCGGTTCGGCCTCTACACAGGCGCTCACACTCCGCAGGTGGGGAGAGGTGGGTTGATCATAAACCCAACACTAATGTGGACCTGGATACAGTCCTGCAGCCAAACATCCCCAATTCCATCAAAGTGAACGCTCCCAATGAGAAAGCTCTGTCCAAGTGTGACAAGTACGTTCTGACACACCAGGAGGTTGCATCAGATGGAGAAATTCAGACCAAGCTAATCAAG GGTGAAGTGTTCAAAACTAGAGGTGGAGGACAGTCTGTTCAGTTCACGGATATCGAAACGCTCAAGCAGGAAAACCCTGTTGCAGCGAG ccGTAAGAGACGATCATCAGAGAGTGGCCCGGATGGTGAGCCTACGGAAGGAAGCTGGACTGATGTGGAGACAAGG TGCTCTGTGGCTGTGGAGATGAGAGCTGGCTCAAACCTAGGACCTGGATACCAACATCACGGATATCCAAA ACGCAGAAAACCTTGA
- the LOC127934602 gene encoding kinesin-like protein KIF23 isoform X1 has protein sequence MIRQAKGKTPRRPPPKKPSNSQKDPVGVYCRVRPLGEEDEECCIEVISNTTIQLHAPDGLKANRNGEFKETQYSFKKVFGIKTSQMELFEDVAKPLVEDLIHCKNGLLFTYGVTGSGKTYTMTGSPGQGGLLPRSLDMIFNSISPYQAKRYVFKPDDKNGMEVQNQIDALLDRQKRDSQTSVPKTPTARRFDPEFADMISPEEACKAGGVDEDSSYSVFVSYIEIYNNYIYDLLEETPFDPIKPKWNGAGTPLKNNTEFIPPQSKILREDQNHNMYVAGCTEVEVKSTEEAFEVFWRGQKKRRIANTQLNRESSRSHSVFIIKLAQAPLDADGDNVLQDKSQVNVSQLCLVDLAGSERTSRTRAEGSRLREAGNINQSLMTLRTCIEVLRENQMCGTNKMVPYRDSKVTHLFKNYFDGEGKVRMVVCVNPKADDYEETLLVMRFAEMTQEVEVARPVDRPICGFAAGRRQRNQAFKEELTRRLEERGGPLDGDSPTVLNQLLQSFPPLPPCEISGPNDDVTLPRLIEALEKRHKFRRMMVEEYNKTANMLKSVLQEQDSNLLSKENFIQEQRGRLGEKDKMIQNQKNEIDRLEKKSKMLEYKIDILQKTTNIYEEDKRSLQQELESREQRLQREMSEKRRMESRMQGIVTDAKLKWEKECERRVNAKQLEMQNKLWVKDEKLKQLKAIVTEGKSENREPQRPSREKDKVPAKRSASPSPVPTGPPVRPLHRRSHSAGGERWVDHKPNTNVDLDTVLQPNIPNSIKVNAPNEKALSKCDKYVLTHQEVASDGEIQTKLIKGEVFKTRGGGQSVQFTDIETLKQENPVAASRKRRSSESGPDGEPTEGSWTDVETRCSVAVEMRAGSNLGPGYQHHGYPKRRKP, from the exons ATGATTAGGCAAGC GAAGGGCAAGACCCCCCGCCGCCCTCCTCCAAAAAAGCCTTCCAACAGCCAGAAGGACCCTGTTGGA GTGTATTGTCGCGTGCGGCCACTGGGTGAAGAGGATGAGGAATGCTGCATTGAGGTTATAAGTAACACCACCATTCAGCTACATGCCCCTGATGGGCTCAAAGCCAATAGAAATGGTGAATTCAAAGAG ACACAATATTCCTTCAAAaaagtgtttggaattaaaacGTCCCAGATGGAATTATTTGAAGATGTTGCCAAACCTCTAGTAGAAGACCTCATTCACTGTAAAAATg gTCTTTTGTTCACCTATGGTGTCACTGGCAGCGGTAAAACCTACACAATGACTGGCTCACCTGGTCAAGGTGGGCTGCTTCCACGTTCACTCGACATGATCTTCAACAGCATTAGCCCCTACCAGGCCAAGAGATAT GTTTTCAAGCCTGATGATAAAAATGGCATGGAGGTGCAGAATCAGATCGACGCGCTCTTGGACCGACAGAAGCGAGACAGCCAGACATCTGTACCAAAGACTCCAACAGCAAG gcGATTTGACCCCGAGTTTGCTGACATGATCAGTCCAGAGGAGGCTTGTAAGGCGGGTGGAGTGGATGAAGATAGCAGCTACAGTGTCTTTGTCTCTTACATTGAGATTTACAACAACTACATCTATGATCTCCTGGAAGAGACTCCCTTTGACCCGATAAAGCCCAA GTGGAATGGTGCAGGCACACCTCTGAAAAACAACACTGAGTTCAT ACCACCCCAATCCAAAATACTGCGTGAAGATCAAAATCACAACATGTATGTGGCCGGGTGCACTGAGGTTGAGGTCAAGTCAACAGAGGAAGCTTTTGAAGTCTTTTGGAGAG GTCAGAAGAAGCGCAGGATTGCAAACACACAACTGAACCGTGAATCCAGCCGTTCTCACAGTGTGTTCATTATTAAATTGGCACAAGCACCTCTGGATGCAGATGGAGACAATGTGCTTCAG GATAAAAGTCAGGTAAATGTGAGCCAGTTGTGTCTGGTGGATCTGGCTGGCAGTGAACGCACCAGCCGAACCCGAGCAGAGGGCAGCCGTCTCCGTGAAGCAG GCAACATCAATCAGTCTTTAATGACTCTGCGCACATGTATTGAGGTACTGAGGGAGAATCAGATGTGTGGCACAAACAAG ATGGTTCCTTACAGAGACTCCAAAGTgacccatctattcaagaactacTTTGATGGAGAAGGCAAAGTGAGGATGGTCGTGTGTGTAAATCCAAAAGCTGATGATTATGAGGAGACCTTG CTGGTGATGCGCTTTGCTGAGATGACTCAGGAGGTTGAAGTGGCCCGGCCTGTTGACAGGCCCATCTGTGGCTTTGCCGCTGGTCGCCGACAGAGAAACCAGGCCTTTAAAGAGGAGCTTACCCGCAGGCTGGAAGAACGTGGTGGTCCTTTAGATGgag ATTCTCCAACAGTATTGAACCAGCTGCTTCAGTCATTCCCTCCACTTCCTCCCTGTGAGATCTCTGGCCCTAATGATGATGTTACACTTCCCAGACTCATTGAAGCCCTGGAGAAGAGACACAAGTTTCGACGGATGATGGTTGAGGAGTACAATAAAACTG CCAACATGCTGAAGTCTGTGCTTCAAGAGCAGGACAGCAACCTTCTCTCTAAGGAGAACTTCATCCAAGAGCAACGTGGCCGGCTTGGTGAAAAGGACAAAATGATCCAAAACCAGAAGAATGAGATTGATCGTCTGGAAAAGAAATCCAAAATGTTGGAGTACAAG ATTGACATTCTACAGAAGACCACCAACATCTATGAGGAGGACAAACGATCTCTACAGCAGGAACTGGAGAGCAGAGAACAGAGGCTGCAGAGGGAAATGTCTGAAAAGAGACGCATGGAATCACGCATGCAGGGCATCGTAACGGATGCCAAGCTCAAGTGGGAgaaggagtgt GAGAGGCGGGTAAATGCCAAGCAGCTGGAAATGCAGAATAAACTGTGGGTGAAGGATGAGAAACTCAAACAGCTCAAAGCCATTGTGACTGAGGGAAAGTCGGAGAACCGGGAGCCACAGCGTCCCTCCAGAGAAAAGGACAAAGTGCCTGCCAAGAGATCCGCTTCCCCGTCCCCTGTTCCT ACCGGGCCGCCGGTTCGGCCTCTACACAGGCGCTCACACTCCGCAGGTGGGGAGAGGTGGGTTGATCATAAACCCAACACTAATGTGGACCTGGATACAGTCCTGCAGCCAAACATCCCCAATTCCATCAAAGTGAACGCTCCCAATGAGAAAGCTCTGTCCAAGTGTGACAAGTACGTTCTGACACACCAGGAGGTTGCATCAGATGGAGAAATTCAGACCAAGCTAATCAAG GGTGAAGTGTTCAAAACTAGAGGTGGAGGACAGTCTGTTCAGTTCACGGATATCGAAACGCTCAAGCAGGAAAACCCTGTTGCAGCGAG ccGTAAGAGACGATCATCAGAGAGTGGCCCGGATGGTGAGCCTACGGAAGGAAGCTGGACTGATGTGGAGACAAGG TGCTCTGTGGCTGTGGAGATGAGAGCTGGCTCAAACCTAGGACCTGGATACCAACATCACGGATATCCAAA ACGCAGAAAACCTTGA
- the LOC127934602 gene encoding kinesin-like protein KIF23 isoform X2 — MIRQAKGKTPRRPPPKKPSNSQKDPVGVYCRVRPLGEEDEECCIEVISNTTIQLHAPDGLKANRNGEFKETQYSFKKVFGIKTSQMELFEDVAKPLVEDLIHCKNGLLFTYGVTGSGKTYTMTGSPGQGGLLPRSLDMIFNSISPYQAKRYVFKPDDKNGMEVQNQIDALLDRQKRDSQTSVPKTPTARRFDPEFADMISPEEACKAGGVDEDSSYSVFVSYIEIYNNYIYDLLEETPFDPIKPKPPQSKILREDQNHNMYVAGCTEVEVKSTEEAFEVFWRGQKKRRIANTQLNRESSRSHSVFIIKLAQAPLDADGDNVLQDKSQVNVSQLCLVDLAGSERTSRTRAEGSRLREAGNINQSLMTLRTCIEVLRENQMCGTNKMVPYRDSKVTHLFKNYFDGEGKVRMVVCVNPKADDYEETLLVMRFAEMTQEVEVARPVDRPICGFAAGRRQRNQAFKEELTRRLEERGGPLDGDSPTVLNQLLQSFPPLPPCEISGPNDDVTLPRLIEALEKRHKFRRMMVEEYNKTANMLKSVLQEQDSNLLSKENFIQEQRGRLGEKDKMIQNQKNEIDRLEKKSKMLEYKIDILQKTTNIYEEDKRSLQQELESREQRLQREMSEKRRMESRMQGIVTDAKLKWEKECERRVNAKQLEMQNKLWVKDEKLKQLKAIVTEGKSENREPQRPSREKDKVPAKRSASPSPVPTGPPVRPLHRRSHSAGGERWVDHKPNTNVDLDTVLQPNIPNSIKVNAPNEKALSKCDKYVLTHQEVASDGEIQTKLIKGEVFKTRGGGQSVQFTDIETLKQENPVAASRKRRSSESGPDGEPTEGSWTDVETRCSVAVEMRAGSNLGPGYQHHGYPKRRKP, encoded by the exons ATGATTAGGCAAGC GAAGGGCAAGACCCCCCGCCGCCCTCCTCCAAAAAAGCCTTCCAACAGCCAGAAGGACCCTGTTGGA GTGTATTGTCGCGTGCGGCCACTGGGTGAAGAGGATGAGGAATGCTGCATTGAGGTTATAAGTAACACCACCATTCAGCTACATGCCCCTGATGGGCTCAAAGCCAATAGAAATGGTGAATTCAAAGAG ACACAATATTCCTTCAAAaaagtgtttggaattaaaacGTCCCAGATGGAATTATTTGAAGATGTTGCCAAACCTCTAGTAGAAGACCTCATTCACTGTAAAAATg gTCTTTTGTTCACCTATGGTGTCACTGGCAGCGGTAAAACCTACACAATGACTGGCTCACCTGGTCAAGGTGGGCTGCTTCCACGTTCACTCGACATGATCTTCAACAGCATTAGCCCCTACCAGGCCAAGAGATAT GTTTTCAAGCCTGATGATAAAAATGGCATGGAGGTGCAGAATCAGATCGACGCGCTCTTGGACCGACAGAAGCGAGACAGCCAGACATCTGTACCAAAGACTCCAACAGCAAG gcGATTTGACCCCGAGTTTGCTGACATGATCAGTCCAGAGGAGGCTTGTAAGGCGGGTGGAGTGGATGAAGATAGCAGCTACAGTGTCTTTGTCTCTTACATTGAGATTTACAACAACTACATCTATGATCTCCTGGAAGAGACTCCCTTTGACCCGATAAAGCCCAA ACCACCCCAATCCAAAATACTGCGTGAAGATCAAAATCACAACATGTATGTGGCCGGGTGCACTGAGGTTGAGGTCAAGTCAACAGAGGAAGCTTTTGAAGTCTTTTGGAGAG GTCAGAAGAAGCGCAGGATTGCAAACACACAACTGAACCGTGAATCCAGCCGTTCTCACAGTGTGTTCATTATTAAATTGGCACAAGCACCTCTGGATGCAGATGGAGACAATGTGCTTCAG GATAAAAGTCAGGTAAATGTGAGCCAGTTGTGTCTGGTGGATCTGGCTGGCAGTGAACGCACCAGCCGAACCCGAGCAGAGGGCAGCCGTCTCCGTGAAGCAG GCAACATCAATCAGTCTTTAATGACTCTGCGCACATGTATTGAGGTACTGAGGGAGAATCAGATGTGTGGCACAAACAAG ATGGTTCCTTACAGAGACTCCAAAGTgacccatctattcaagaactacTTTGATGGAGAAGGCAAAGTGAGGATGGTCGTGTGTGTAAATCCAAAAGCTGATGATTATGAGGAGACCTTG CTGGTGATGCGCTTTGCTGAGATGACTCAGGAGGTTGAAGTGGCCCGGCCTGTTGACAGGCCCATCTGTGGCTTTGCCGCTGGTCGCCGACAGAGAAACCAGGCCTTTAAAGAGGAGCTTACCCGCAGGCTGGAAGAACGTGGTGGTCCTTTAGATGgag ATTCTCCAACAGTATTGAACCAGCTGCTTCAGTCATTCCCTCCACTTCCTCCCTGTGAGATCTCTGGCCCTAATGATGATGTTACACTTCCCAGACTCATTGAAGCCCTGGAGAAGAGACACAAGTTTCGACGGATGATGGTTGAGGAGTACAATAAAACTG CCAACATGCTGAAGTCTGTGCTTCAAGAGCAGGACAGCAACCTTCTCTCTAAGGAGAACTTCATCCAAGAGCAACGTGGCCGGCTTGGTGAAAAGGACAAAATGATCCAAAACCAGAAGAATGAGATTGATCGTCTGGAAAAGAAATCCAAAATGTTGGAGTACAAG ATTGACATTCTACAGAAGACCACCAACATCTATGAGGAGGACAAACGATCTCTACAGCAGGAACTGGAGAGCAGAGAACAGAGGCTGCAGAGGGAAATGTCTGAAAAGAGACGCATGGAATCACGCATGCAGGGCATCGTAACGGATGCCAAGCTCAAGTGGGAgaaggagtgt GAGAGGCGGGTAAATGCCAAGCAGCTGGAAATGCAGAATAAACTGTGGGTGAAGGATGAGAAACTCAAACAGCTCAAAGCCATTGTGACTGAGGGAAAGTCGGAGAACCGGGAGCCACAGCGTCCCTCCAGAGAAAAGGACAAAGTGCCTGCCAAGAGATCCGCTTCCCCGTCCCCTGTTCCT ACCGGGCCGCCGGTTCGGCCTCTACACAGGCGCTCACACTCCGCAGGTGGGGAGAGGTGGGTTGATCATAAACCCAACACTAATGTGGACCTGGATACAGTCCTGCAGCCAAACATCCCCAATTCCATCAAAGTGAACGCTCCCAATGAGAAAGCTCTGTCCAAGTGTGACAAGTACGTTCTGACACACCAGGAGGTTGCATCAGATGGAGAAATTCAGACCAAGCTAATCAAG GGTGAAGTGTTCAAAACTAGAGGTGGAGGACAGTCTGTTCAGTTCACGGATATCGAAACGCTCAAGCAGGAAAACCCTGTTGCAGCGAG ccGTAAGAGACGATCATCAGAGAGTGGCCCGGATGGTGAGCCTACGGAAGGAAGCTGGACTGATGTGGAGACAAGG TGCTCTGTGGCTGTGGAGATGAGAGCTGGCTCAAACCTAGGACCTGGATACCAACATCACGGATATCCAAA ACGCAGAAAACCTTGA